A single window of Anaerocolumna chitinilytica DNA harbors:
- a CDS encoding Rha family transcriptional regulator → MNNLVSISGNDVFTNSKVISEGTNNQHHAIREIIKKYKNDFEEFGTLLISNEESTGGRPTELFLLNEEQATLLMTYLRNSEKVRKFKIELVKQFYEMRRFILERQSSEWIATRYHGKLTRKSETDTIQKLVEYAKSQGSEHADMLYLTYSKLANGIAGIKKRDDATISQLNNLELVENIILHVIEAGIMRDKHYKEIYQDCKGRLESFKDIAYIGQAV, encoded by the coding sequence AATAGTAAAGTAATCTCAGAAGGTACAAATAATCAACACCATGCAATCAGAGAAATTATTAAAAAGTACAAAAATGACTTTGAAGAGTTCGGGACTTTGCTCATTTCAAATGAGGAAAGTACAGGTGGTAGACCTACTGAATTATTTCTTTTGAACGAGGAACAAGCCACATTACTTATGACTTACCTAAGAAACAGTGAAAAGGTCCGTAAGTTTAAAATTGAGTTAGTAAAGCAATTCTACGAAATGCGTCGCTTCATCCTAGAGCGACAATCCAGCGAATGGATAGCAACCCGGTACCACGGAAAGTTAACCAGAAAATCAGAGACTGATACTATTCAGAAACTGGTAGAGTATGCAAAGAGCCAGGGAAGTGAACATGCGGACATGCTGTATCTGACATATTCAAAGTTAGCGAATGGGATCGCAGGTATTAAGAAAAGGGATGATGCCACGATATCGCAGCTTAATAATTTGGAGCTGGTAGAAAATATCATATTACATGTTATTGAAGCTGGAATCATGAGAGACAAGCATTACAAAGAGATATACCAAGACTGCAAGGGCCGGCTGGAATCATTTAAGGATATTGCTTATATAGGACAAGCAGTATAG